The Nonlabens spongiae genome contains a region encoding:
- a CDS encoding Y-family DNA polymerase, with protein sequence MFALVDCNNFYASCERVFNPALNGKPVVVLSNNDGCVIARSNEAKQLNIKMGTPTFVIKDMIASKRVHAFSSNYALYGEMSARVMEILSRFSPDYEVYSIDEIFIKLEGFTYHNLREYGAKMISKVTKGTGIPISVGIAPTKALAKVANKIAKKFIHKTGGVHVIDSEELMEKALLWTQIDDVWGIGRRYAEKLKKIGVTTARDFTQLPDAYVLKEMTVVGLRLKRDLSGKPTLDLEEMADRKNMAVTRSFKNDITDYAALRERVVTYVTKLAEKLRKQNSCCQSLQIFIHSNPHKKEHRKYYNSVTINLPYATNSTIVMTQYTLKGLQKIFLKGILYKKAGVIALGLAPNDSRQLAIFKEETAEHAALFSSVDHLNKKNHGKIKFAGQDLNSTWKMRCEHLSKRYTTRLHEIITIRCNH encoded by the coding sequence ATGGTTGTGTCATCGCACGTAGCAATGAAGCCAAGCAATTGAACATTAAAATGGGAACACCCACATTTGTGATCAAGGATATGATTGCCAGCAAAAGAGTTCACGCCTTCTCTTCTAACTATGCGCTTTACGGAGAGATGAGCGCCCGGGTGATGGAAATCCTGAGCCGGTTCAGTCCAGATTATGAGGTTTATAGTATAGATGAGATTTTTATAAAATTGGAAGGATTCACCTACCACAACTTGAGAGAATATGGTGCAAAAATGATCTCTAAGGTCACAAAAGGAACCGGCATTCCCATAAGCGTAGGCATCGCGCCCACAAAGGCTCTCGCCAAGGTAGCTAATAAAATCGCCAAAAAGTTTATACATAAAACCGGTGGCGTTCATGTAATCGATAGTGAAGAATTGATGGAAAAAGCGCTGCTCTGGACTCAAATTGATGATGTCTGGGGCATCGGTAGGCGCTATGCGGAGAAACTCAAAAAAATAGGTGTCACCACGGCACGGGATTTCACACAACTGCCCGATGCCTACGTTCTGAAAGAGATGACCGTGGTAGGCTTGAGACTCAAGCGCGATCTTTCTGGGAAACCTACGCTCGATCTTGAAGAAATGGCAGATCGTAAAAACATGGCAGTAACCCGATCATTTAAAAATGATATTACTGATTATGCCGCTTTACGCGAAAGAGTAGTCACCTATGTCACTAAACTTGCCGAAAAATTGAGAAAGCAAAACAGCTGCTGCCAAAGCCTGCAGATCTTTATCCACTCAAACCCACATAAGAAAGAGCATAGAAAGTATTACAACAGCGTTACCATCAATCTTCCCTACGCGACTAATTCAACCATCGTTATGACTCAATATACCTTAAAGGGTCTACAAAAGATTTTTTTAAAAGGTATTCTCTATAAAAAAGCGGGAGTCATAGCCTTAGGACTCGCACCTAACGACAGCCGACAGCTCGCTATTTTTAAAGAAGAAACCGCAGAGCACGCTGCTCTATTCAGCTCTGTAGACCATCTGAATAAAAAAAATCATGGGAAAATCAAATTTGCAGGCCAGGACCTTAACTCCACTTGGAAAATGCGGTGCGAGCACTTAAGCAAGCGGTACACGACACGTTTACACGAGATCATCACTATAAGATGCAATCATTAA